Proteins co-encoded in one Podospora pseudoanserina strain CBS 124.78 chromosome 7 map unlocalized CBS124.78p_7, whole genome shotgun sequence genomic window:
- a CDS encoding uncharacterized protein (EggNog:ENOG503P9B6) codes for MERERQYLRPRVGGTVTPGSDTRLNSRPAEWPEWEGQQGRGDQQQQQQQQQQQQQPKSILRKSVRPSTRPRRNSDTSVTSSNIPGVGAGSDSELGVRPSPRAHHISAASTPTASPTASPMLSPSLPSASTSILPRKVLKAKFPGVPAERQGTVNLRPSRASSSTSNLPPSYHGPPPSVARNVLSPQFMPDNNRQLVHSGHHEARQEHYDRPDRRDYRSDPDPETESVSSTSELSSTTEATTVISESSESCESDVTTTEANTLANTGTRTPSVRFTPSVIGSSSSVVSSVAPSKNAPPPPSRKVVRHRVGGPQPRLTSSADRSLTGGGRIKLLPSSAPPVDTRYQWDLEQRQQDLERNMMHRIEQLEAETRALRESEAKLKMDLEDSATQISATMREKSMAEGERDLARNERAALEREREREREQERRSRDELLSKLDAQKAIIDEFRSNSDLTKGILDEVEKERDVERTDKVELYGKLEATKQVMDEFRNTMDLQRVMIMEAEQSRDDIREIKDKLEVRVQDLERELEKLHIDRKEHEDLLSQQIVALDVRNSALLEQRDNRDKEIAELTTMRDAMKEETEALKVRVSDLIAEKLAAEEEQQNIKIKASGELQEVRRAAEEEQQRITEAAVEEQQRITKAAEEEQQRIAQAAEEERRRITQAAEEAEQALRTTFAADREALQKEIDEGQQPLRARIEELEKERDALEAAKAALEQERSDLQSALNTANEEIAALKVQVKELTLSSSEQATKISALEEELASTQTEVSSLKARIDGLESDKLGLQQKLLDLQVDLGGKQIQIEALTTDLAGSKEANISLASQKIEVANHLNTVQEYLVAASAEIAQLKTEKDTIQVEADKVAGLMSSKAALEDKVVDLEGKISTLESRIAVLQAEADKIPGLMGEKEEALCQISQLEGRSVDLQVRIGELQAELYAKTTELEGKLAQVQSEADKVPTIEAAKIVLGGKVLELQAKVVELQTELAKDPDAVAAALRVELEIKSQEITRRVGEITALTESNSALSAELGATKQQLETLHSSYNSITESYNQATEQIIELQHKVEKLTPSSRRSSRSRNASPQKKDKEKDREKDKESSSSKKDKQRELVVASRQKKRNKTQFSIFKR; via the exons ATGGAGAGAGAACGGCAATACCTCCGCCCGAGGGTAGGGGGCACTGTGACCCCGGGCTCTGACACCCGCCTGAACAGTCGGCCAGCCGAGTGGCCTGAGTGGGAAGGCCAGCAAGGTCGAGGagatcaacaacagcagcagcagcagcagcagcaacagcagcaacccaaGTCTATCCTCCGCAAGTCAGTTAGGCCATCGACAAGGCCACGCCGCAACTCGGACACGTCCGTCACATCTTCCAACATCCCCGGAGTGGGCGCCGGCAGTGACTCGGAGCTGGGGGTCAGACCCTCGCCCAGAGCCCACCACATCTCAGCTGCCTCCACGCCAACAGCATCGCCGACAGCGTCGCCCATGCTCTCACCCTCTCTGCCGTCAGCCTCTACCAGCATCCTGCCTCGCAAGGTCCTGAAGGCCAAGTTCCCAGGGGTGCCTGCTGAACGACAAGGGACGGTGAACCTTCGGCCCTCCcgagcctcttcttccacctccaacctcccacccagcTATCatgggccaccaccatccgTGGCACGCAATGTGCTTTCCCCCCAGTTCATGCCTGATAATAACAGACAACTGGTTCACTCGGGTCATCACGAAGCCCGCCAGGAGCACTACGACCGCCCCGATCGGCGCGATTACCGCTCTGATCCGGACCCCGAAACCGAATCTgtttcctccacctcggagCTCTCGTCCACAACAGAAGCCACTACCGTCATCTCGGAATCCTCCGAGTCCTGCGAGAGTGATGTGACCACTACGGAGGCCAACACCCTTGCCAACACGGGCACCAGAACGCCCTCCGTTCGCTTCACACCCAGTGTCATCGGCTCTTCATCCAGTGTCGTTAGCTCTGTCGCGCCATCCAAGAatgccccccctcctcccagccgCAAGGTCGTCAGACACCGGGTTGGCGGGCCTCAACCAAGGCTCACATCTTCTGCCGACCGAAGTCTCACCGGCGGAGGTCGTATCAAGCTGCTCCCTTCCAGCGCACCCCCCGTCGACACCAGATACCAATGGGACCTGGAGCAACGCCAGCAGGACCTTGAGCGGAACATGATGCACAGGATCGAGCAACTGGAAGCCGAGACACGCGCCCTTCGTGAGAGCGAGGCCAAACTCAAGATGGACCTCGAAGACAGCGCTACCCAGATATCCGCCACCATGCGAGAAAAGTCTATGGCTGAGGGTGAGCGCGATCTGGCTCGCAACGAGAGGGCTgcgctggagagggagcgtgAGCGTGAGCGTGAGCAGGAGCGCAGGAGCAGGGACGAGCTTCTCTCCAAGCTCGACGCGCAAAAGGCGATCATCGACGAGTTCCGCAGCAACTCAGACCTCACCAAGGGCATCCTGGACGAAGTTGAAAAGGAACGTGACGTTGAACGCACCGACAAGGTTGAACTCTACGGCAAGCTCGAGGCCACCAAGCAAGTTATGGACGAGTTCAGGAACACGATGGACCTGCAAAGGGTCATGATCATGGAGGCTGAGCAGAGCCGTGACGACATCAGGGAAATCAAGGACAAGCTCGAAGTCAGGGTGCAGGATCTTGAGAgggagctcgagaagctccaCATCGACCGCAAGGAGCATGAGGATCTCTTGTCTCAACAGATCGTTGCTCTGGATGTTCGCAACAGTGCCCTCCTTGAGCAGCGTGACAACAGAGACAAGGAGATCGCGGAGCTGACGACGATGCGGGATGCTATGAAAGAGGAGACTGAAGCGCTCAAGGTTCGGGTGTCGGACTTGATTGCAGAGAAAttggccgccgaggaggaacagcAAAACATCAAGATTAAGGCCAGCGGGGAGCTGCAGGAGGTCAGAAGGgcagccgaggaggagcagcagagaaTTACAGAGGCTgccgtggaggagcagcaaaGGATCAccaaggcggccgaggaggagcaacaGAGAATTGCACAGGctgcagaggaggagagacGGAGGATCACACAGGCagccgaggaggcggagcAGGCTCTGAGAACGACATTTGCGGCCGACAGGGAGGCTCTTCAAAAGGAGATTGACGAGGGTCAGCAGCCGCTGCGGGCTCGcatcgaggagctggaaaaggagagggaTGCGTTGGAAGCTGCCAAGGCTGCTTTGGAGCAAGAAAGGAGCGACCTGCAGTCGGCACTCAATACCGCCAACGAAGAAATTGCCGCTCTCAAAGTCCAAGTGAAGGAGCTGACACTGTCCAGTTCCGAACAGGCCACCAAGATTTCTgctctggaggaggagcttgcaTCAACCCAGACAGAGGTCAGCAGCCTCAAGGCCCGGATCGATGGTCTCGAGTCGGACAAGCTCGGCCTTCAGCAGAAGCTCTTGGATCTCCAGGTCGACCTTGGCGGCAAGCAAATTCAGATCGAGGCGCTCACAACCGACCTTGCCGGCTCTAAAGAGGCCAACATCTCTCTTGCCAGCCAGAAGATTGAGGTGGCCAACCACCTTAACACGGTGCAGGAGTATCTTGTCGCTGCCAGTGCCGAGATTGCACAGCTCAAGACGGAGAAGGACACGATCCAAGTCGAGGCGGACAAGGTTGCTGGCCTGATGAGTTCCAAGGCGGCACTCGAGGACAAGGTTGTGGATCTCGAGGGCAAGATCTCGACACTGGAGAGCAGGATTGCCGTGCTCCAGGCCGAAGCGGACAAGATCCCCGGCCTCATgggcgagaaggaggaggcgttgTGTCAAATCTCGCAGCTCGAAGGAAGGAGCGTCGATCTCCAAGTACGAATCGGTGAACTCCAAGCTGAGCTCTATGCCAAAACCACTGAACTGGAAGGTAAGCTGGCGCAGGTCCAATCTGAGGCGGACAAGGTCCCTACCATCGAGGCAGCCAAAATTGTTCTCGGAGGCAAGGTTTTAGAGCTTCAAGCCAAGGTTGTCGAGCTGCAGACCGAGCTTGCCAAGGATCCAGATGCAGTGGCGGCGGCACTCAGAGTCGAGCTGGAGATCAAGAGTCAGGAGATCACGCGCCGTGTGGGTGAGATCACGGCACTGACAGAGAGCAACTCGGCGCTGTCGGCCGAGCTTGGGGccaccaagcagcagctcgaGACGTTGCACAGCTCCTACAACAGCATCACCGAGTCCTACAACCAGGCAACCGAGCAGATCATCGAACTCCAGCACAAGGTTGAGAAGCTGACCCCCTCTTCGCGCCGGTCCAGCCGGTCCCGCAACGCCTCCCCgcagaagaaggacaaggagaaggacagggaaaaggacaaggagtccagcagcagcaagaaggaTAAGCAACGGGAACTTGTGGTG GCATCTCGTCAGAAAAAGCGAAATAAAACGCAATTCTCGATCTTCAAGCGTTAA